In the Nitrospina gracilis 3/211 genome, one interval contains:
- a CDS encoding restriction endonuclease: protein DEFRSKCLEFLEKFNLEYRHSVWANDSELEIDMQDETPVVGGKYLALCIINPPYNLVDAMKVKGFLDSVRGEGAARGIIITTGYFSDDAYRQIEEEPVELVNVHSFLKYLKSFDIY from the coding sequence GACGAATTTCGCTCCAAATGCCTTGAGTTTCTTGAAAAGTTCAACCTGGAATACCGCCACTCGGTCTGGGCCAATGATTCGGAACTTGAAATTGACATGCAGGACGAAACCCCCGTCGTTGGCGGAAAATACCTGGCGCTCTGCATCATCAATCCCCCTTACAACCTTGTGGACGCAATGAAGGTTAAGGGGTTTCTGGATTCCGTCCGCGGCGAGGGCGCAGCGCGAGGCATCATCATCACCACCGGTTACTTTTCGGACGACGCCTACCGGCAGATAGAAGAAGAGCCGGTGGAACTGGTCAATGTCCATTCCTTCCTGAAGTACCTCAAAAGTTTCGACATTTACTGA